One genomic window of Elaeis guineensis isolate ETL-2024a chromosome 2, EG11, whole genome shotgun sequence includes the following:
- the LOC105050041 gene encoding G-type lectin S-receptor-like serine/threonine-protein kinase At2g19130, producing the protein MHSAPVDSKMRPCSSLSLSLFFFLFSSLNIQHCIATDNISSRRSLSENQTIVSKEGNFELGFFTPGNSRNYYVGIWYKKIPVQTVIWVANRATPITNTSSAEFKISEDGKLFLLSSSKILVWSSNSTPSTSDSTAAVLLDTGNLVIRNGWNTTIWQSFDHPTDTLMPGGWIGVNKITGEYQSVTSWENPENPAPGPFTLSLENGRSKQFVLLWNYSEIYWSSGLWNGQYFPEVPSANKNTPFNVTFVDNEQRTYGMYTILYSSFITRTVIGSSGLLMQWYWLDSTHEWLSISSLPLPQCDVYSLCGTFGICDQKSSDNICRCSYGFEPASMKEWELKVWSSGCVRKTSLQCSRKSSAGEEGDRFLEMTNMRLPANPHNLTVGSAKYCEQACLNNCSCNAYAYVSGCSFWIGDLRNLVQLYDGDSGAGTLYLRLAASDFPGSGSSHKLVIDLTLSVIGGILGILCVLLGLFWAFQRSKRIRMAKQVESSLILFTYGDMQRATKHFSEMLGSGGFGSVFKGTLVDSTDVAVKKLEGLRQGEKQFRTEVSTLAAIQHVNLVRLRGFCSEGSKRLLVYEFMSGGSLAYHLFQNNSAVLCWKMRYQIILGIARGLTYLHEKCRECIIHCDIKPDNILLDKDFCAKVADFGMAKLVDRDFSRVLTTMRGTVGYLAPEWISGLPITSKVDVYSFGMMLFELISGQRNTMHSVDGSKIFYPSWAATKIIEGDIFSLLDHRLNGAADIEELTRVCRVACWCIQDSEGHRPAMGQVVHILEGVLVVSMPPLPRALQHLTEDQSHIHNHLSSTEYEDALDQSLDFNH; encoded by the coding sequence ATGCATTCTGCCCCTGTGGATTCTAAGATGAGGCCATgttcctccctttctctctctcttttcttctttctcttctcttctctcaacATCCAACACTGTATAGCAACGGATAACATCTCTTCAAGGCGGTCCCTCTCTGAAAACCAGACCATAGTGTCCAAAGAAGGCAACTTTGAGCTGGGGTTCTTCACACCAGGTAACTCTCGTAACTACTACGTGGGCATCTGGTACAAAAAAATTCCAGTCCAAACTGTAATCTGGGTGGCGAACAGAGCAACCCCCATCACCAACACCTCCTCTGCGGAGTTCAAAATCTCAGAAGATGGCAAGCTATTCCTTCTCAGTAGTTCCAAAATCCTAGTTTGGTCATCCAACTCAACTCCATCAACCTCTGATTCCACGGCTGCAGTGCTTCTTGACACCGGAAATCTTGTTATAAGAAATGGGTGGAACACTACAATTTGGCAGAGTTTTGATCACCCGACCGACACACTCATGCCAGGAGGATGGATTGGAGTTAACAAGATCACAGGGGAGTATCAGAGCGTCACTTCATGGGAGAATCCTGAGAACCCTGCCCCCGGGCCTTTCACTCTAAGTCTGGAGAATGGTAGGTCCAAGCAGTTTGTATTGCTGTGGAATTATTCTGAAATTTATTGGAGCAGCGGGCTGTGGAATGGCCAGTACTTCCCTGAAGTACCTTCTGCCAATAAAAACACTCCCTTCAACGTCACCTTCGTCGACAACGAGCAGCGGACATATGGCATGTATACCATCCTCTATAGTTCTTTCATTACTCGTACTGTGATTGGTTCATCTGGGCTATTAATGCAATGGTATTGGCTAGACAGCACCCACGAGTGGCTGTCAATCTCTTCTCTACCTTTGCCTCAATGTGATGTCTACTCTCTATGTGGTACTTTTGGTATCTGCGACCAGAAAAGCTCGGATAACATTTGCAGGTGCTCCTATggtttcgaaccagcttcaatgAAAGAATGGGAGCTTAAGGTTTGGAGCTCAGGGTGTGTGAGGAAAACCAGTTTGCAATGCAGTAGAAAAAGCTCGGCCGGTGAAGAAGGGGATAGATTCCTTGAGATGACCAATATGAGATTGCCTGCCAATCCACACAATTTGACTGTTGGGAGTGCAAAATACTGTGAACAGGCTTGCTTGAACAACTGCTCTTGTAACGCATATGCTTATGTGAGTGGATGCTCATTTTGGATTGGGGACCTTCGGAACCTTGTTCAACTCTACGAtggggatagtggagctggtaCTCTTTATCTCCGGCTCGCTGCTTCTGATTTCCCAGGTTCGGGTAGCTCGCATAAGTTGGTAATTGATCTAACTCTTAGTGTCATCGGTGGGATTCTTGGCATCTTGTGTGTTCTTCTTGGACTATTTTGGGCATTTCAAAGGAGTAAACGAATTCGGATGGCAAAACAAGTTGAGAGTTCTTTGATTCTGTTTACTTATGGCGATATGCAGCGTGCGACCAAGCACTTCTCTGAGATGTTGGGCAGTGGTGGGTTTGGCTCTGTTTTTAAAGGGACATTAGTTGACTCAACCGATGTAGCTGTGAAGAAGCTTGAAGGCTTGAGGCAAGGAGAGAAGCAATTCCGAACCGAAGTGAGCACATTGGCTGCTATTCAACATGTCAATCTGGTTCGCCTTCGCGGTTTCTGCTCCGAGGGCAGCAAAAGGCTTCTGGTTTATGAGTTCATGTCAGGAGGTTCCCTAGCCTATCACCTCTTTCAAAACAATTCCGCAGTTCTCTGCTGGAAGATGAGGTATCAAATTATTCTCGGGATTGCGAGAGGATTAACCTACCTCCATGAGAAGTGCCGGGAGTGCATCATACACTGCGACATAAAGCCAGATAACATACTTCTAgacaaggacttctgcgccaaagTTGCAGACTTTGGCATGGCGAAGCTCGTCGATCGTGACTTCAGCAGGGTACTAACAACCATGAGGGGAACTGTTGGCTATCTCGCACCCGAGTGGATCTCAGGCCTGCCGATCACCTCCAAGGTTGATGTCTACAGCTTTGGGATGATGCTCTTTGAGCTGATATCGGGCCAGCGAAACACAATGCACTCCGTGGATGGTAGCAAAATCTTTTATCCTTCGTGGGCTGCAACAAAGATTATTGAAGGCGATATATTTAGCTTACTAGACCATAGATTGAATGGTGCCGCTGACATTGAAGAGCTAACCAGAGTCTGTAGAGTTGCTTGCTGGTGCATTCAAGACTCTGAAGGTCACAGGCCAGCAATGGGACAGGTGGTGCATATCCTAGAGGGAGTCCTGGTGGTGAGCATGCCGCCACTTCCTAGGGCTCTTCAGCATCTCACGGAAGATCAGAGCCACATTCATAATCATTTGTCATCCACTGAGTACGAAGATGCACTTGATCAATCTCTGGATTTCAATCATTAA